From the Aquitalea magnusonii genome, one window contains:
- a CDS encoding DNA cytosine methyltransferase, translating to MTPALNGCVRSSWRARARWKRTWADFAGIGGFGIGFENAGFTTAWQVEIKPVCRAVLADRFPHARQFDDVRTVGSHKLSAVDVLVGGFPCQDLSTMGARQGLAGQRSGLLFEVCRLARELQPRWLVLENVTGLLSCRDGQDFQTVISTLAACGYLGCWRVLDASCFGVPTKRRRVFIVAGLLLLMVHPPIELLADACTVAAVPGTPPAQQSGLTPFPTLLAGQAASQIPIHGAGLIAQADGWDSMAERARASEHHGLCLGLDATNFAEAQAAGNAVVPQVVEWIARKLRGTYV from the coding sequence ATGACCCCGGCATTGAATGGTTGCGTCAGATCATCCTGGAGAGCGCGCGCGAGATGGAAGAGGACATGGGCTGATTTCGCCGGCATCGGCGGCTTCGGCATCGGCTTTGAAAACGCCGGTTTCACCACCGCCTGGCAAGTCGAAATCAAGCCCGTTTGCCGCGCCGTCCTCGCCGACCGTTTCCCCCACGCCCGCCAGTTCGACGACGTGCGTACCGTCGGCAGCCACAAGCTCAGCGCCGTTGACGTCCTGGTCGGCGGCTTTCCCTGCCAGGACCTGTCCACCATGGGAGCCCGGCAAGGCCTGGCCGGCCAGCGCTCTGGCCTGTTGTTTGAAGTCTGCCGCCTTGCCCGCGAGCTACAGCCTCGCTGGCTGGTGCTTGAAAACGTCACGGGGCTGCTCTCTTGCCGAGATGGCCAGGACTTCCAGACAGTCATTTCAACGCTTGCCGCATGCGGGTATCTGGGATGCTGGCGGGTGCTGGATGCTTCATGCTTCGGAGTCCCCACAAAACGCCGTCGCGTATTCATTGTTGCCGGTCTTCTTCTGCTCATGGTGCATCCCCCCATCGAGCTGCTGGCTGACGCCTGCACAGTGGCAGCAGTTCCTGGCACGCCGCCAGCGCAACAATCCGGGCTCACGCCTTTCCCTACTTTACTTGCCGGACAAGCTGCCAGCCAGATCCCTATCCATGGTGCAGGCCTCATCGCTCAAGCCGACGGATGGGATTCGATGGCTGAGCGGGCCCGAGCGTCTGAGCATCATGGGCTTTGCCTCGGACTGGATGCGACCAACTTTGCAGAGGCTCAAGCTGCCGGCAACGCCGTTGTGCCGCAAGTCGTGGAATGGATCGCCCGGAAGCTGAGGGGGACTTACGTGTAG